The DNA sequence TAAATTataaccactttttttttttttttgcctaaataCAATGATACACAGGCTGTTAAAATGTAGCTTCAGTTTATTAGGTGACCAGCGCAAAAATCAAAGTGGGAAATATTGGAGTGGGGTGAGGGCACTGCAGCTCACATAGCTCCTGAGCATTGCACATatcacaaactcattttactcTCCAATAACATCTCTATGGAGCTCTGTTTAAGAATAAGGAGAACGCAGCTCACAGataatgcacacatgcacaaccacCACCAGTGTTTTGCTTACCTATATTCGCCTGAGCTAGCTCTTAACGCTCGTGCTTCACCCTGTCCCtttgttttcagacagaaaAGTCTGTGGTTGTGAGGTTACCGAagggagaaaggaggagggagCAGACCCACTCACTTCTAAATctcatttctgtctctttcatccAGTCCAGTTGTGGTGCAGCTGAAGAGCTGAAGAACCGAGGTTTTGACTGGCAGCTGGTACACCacaaaaggaggaaagaggGGCGGCTGGGCAGCAGGGTCGACAAGCCTGCCTGGCTCTGGGTGAATGCTGCCAGGTGAGGACAAGGGCTGAGGTGGCAGAATCATCGACTTTAAACAGGAGCATGGCATCCACGGGCATGCAGATATTTGGATTTGTCCTAGCCCTGCTGGGCATCATGGGTGCAATGGTGGCAACTCTGCTGCCAAACTGGAAGGTCAGTGCAGACGTGGGTTCCAACATCATTACAGCAATCTCACAGATGCAGGGACTGTGGATGGACTGCACATGGTACAGCACAGGCATGTTCAGCTGCACACTCAAGTATTCAGTGCTTTCACTACCTGCGTACTTGCAGACTGCTCGCACCACCATGGTGTTGTGCTGCGTACTCGCTGCCATGGGCCTCTGTCTTGCATCCCTGGGACTAAAATGCACGCGCTGGGGAGGTGGACGACGCTCAAAGCGGCACGCATCAATAGCCAGTGGTGGCTGCTTTGTCGCCGCAGGCTTTCTGTGTCTGGTGCCTGCTTCCTGGTTTACCAATGAGGTCATCACTAACTTTCTGGACTCCAGTGTGCCCGAAAGCAATAAGTTTGAGCCTGGGGGTGCTGTATACGTGGCCTTTGTTTCGGCAGGATTCCTCTTCGTTGGGGGGTCCATTTTCTGTATGTCTTGCTCTGGGAAAAGACATGGACCCCAGGACCTTGTCCTGCTCCCTCCTCCTGACAAACTGcttctccagcagcagcagcaacagctgctccagcagcagcaagaGCTCCAGCACCAGTACTGCTCTCTCTCCCCACTAGACAATAAGACTGGCTACAGCCTACAGGACTATGTGTAATAAAGCAACACTGTATATGCTACAGCTAAAGGGAGACAAGCCTGAAGGGAAACCATCGCAGCTTATGCTACACACTACTGCAGGTGGGGGTGGGAGAAAAATGAAGGAGGAGGGCAACAATGTTGAATTCATTTCTCCCTACTCCTCTATCTtgctcttctccttttttttctgttttgcaagCACAAGCAGTGGAGGTATTCCCTAAGCAGCGCCTTGGAACAAGCAGCGAGAATGTGTAAGGAGCCAGGATAAGGTGCTGCAGAATGGAAGGCACTCGCTAACCAAATGCAGACATCCCTATCAGTAAATCACAGAAAGCGTTCCCTGGGGAATGGATTAAGCAAATAAGGTCGGATTctgtgtagatttttttttcgtTGCCAAAGGTTtgaattgaaagaaaaaatgcaatcatttagcTGCTGTTTACAATCATTTGGTAGACTCCCATTTGACAAAACTGGCAATATAATGCCGGAGAGCAGTAGGTGGAAGCCCTTTTATTGCAAGCCATTGTAGTTTTTCGTAAATTTAGCCACTAGAATGCTAGTTGGAATTGAATAATTAGTTGATTATTAAATGGTTATATTTTTGTTAGCTACTAGAATGATATTTTGCCTCTAAAGCATGCTGTGTGGAGCCTGTCTGTGTAATAATACAGTGGAATGCCTGGTAGAAGACTGAGACATAGCCACACAATGCCTGTGCCTGAAAAGCTGTAGAACCATTACCCTGCTGTAACTGTTCAAAGAGGACTGTCAGGAGTAGTAGATGTGGGCTGCTGAGCTGGATTTGAGACAGaaaatgcagacaaacagaTGCCTGCTTCTCTCTGCAGGGGGACATttgagagagatggagagaaattGATAGAAAGAGATTCAATCCTCAGCAGAGTGGACTATCTGATATGCTGTTTTCAtatttccacagaaaaaaatgccTGCTTGCCTGTAAGTACCAGCTACCCATCCCAATCCATTCCTGCACGCCCTCAGAtatgcacacccacacatgctTGGGTGTCTTTGTGTATACAGTAAATACTCAGAAATACCGGCTTTTTGCATGTGCTTTTCACTCCTGTCATCCTTCACCACACTGCCATGGAAACAGTATTCagcattcaaatgtttttttgttttttgtttttgtcagggGGTATGTGCATGTCACTCATTGATTTGAAGTTCTTTCACCACGGCTCCATAAGCTTAATCAGAGAGTCTGCTCACATGACTTTCTCGAATCTCTTTTCTTAGCCAGTGAGATGAGGCAGCATCCCTGTTACATAGCTATGGTGTCTATACCATGCAAGCAGTCTCACAGGGATGAGCAGATGCTTAATGGTGCAGTGGTGAACgggcaaaaacacagcagaaagagagaagcCTCTTGAATTAGGGTTAAATAGGTAGCCTAGGCAGCTAAAAAAGGTTTGAGTCATTCTCCATATGTGACTTGTTTTCTAAGTGCGTCAGCAGTACGCGTATGCTACCAGTCTGCACCTGCAGAAGGTCTCAGTGTCTTAAATTGCAGCCACTTGACTGTGCCACCATTCCTCTGTTCCTACTTGTCAGTCTAATCTTTTTTTACCCACTTTCTCTGTCCTGCTTGTGTCACATGTCAAATGGATATGATTGCTGACAGGAGAATGCTGATGCATGTTGAAAGCATTGCTgcccaacacacatacacactactGGCACACATAAACAATACTCCCACCTACTCATGCCAGTAGCACTGTTACGCTTTAAACAGTCATGTACTGGGAGTGTGAGTTCTCTTTTCTGAGGAAACCATATCAGAGGAATATTGTTTTCCTGCCTGAAACAGGCCATGGCATGATGTATAGAAGCACAAattccctccttctctctcaaAAACATGTAGCTTCCTGGGGGAGAGCAGATGGCCAAGCCCAGCTCGCCAcctgcaggcagctgctggCATGCCACAGGCATCTCTGTGGGCACCACTGTTGGCTCTGGCAGCCCTCTAGGGCCAGGTTTCTACCACACCCTGTCTTAGTCATCTTGCCCAGCAGACTTCAGCTGACAAAACTGGCCTCCTGACAATAACTTACTGCCCAGGCACCAATACCAATGcaataaacaatataaagaaTGTGCCATGTCATCAACTAATACTGACACAGTATGTGTTTTGAGAATGTGCCAAACTGTCCCATGATGACACGTTTTAATACTATCTGGAgttctttctgtttatttttttattgtgttgtttgtacATGAATTATACATTAGCAGATGTTTTAtggatttgtaatttttttctgccaGACTAGGTCTCAAGTCAGCTAGATGCTTGTGTATAGTCCAGTGCAGATTTTGAGGGTTATTTTAAATCCTCTTTATTCTGCATTTCCTAAAGCACAGTAAGACTGCACTGGGCATGAGAGTTTCATTGGGAAAACATGCGTGGGGTAATttctaaaagaacaaaaatgtgtttgttacagAAATTCTGGTTCACTATAGTTCTATGACAACAGTACACAAGTATCTAAGCTTTTAAGTTGTTCGTTTCTACTGAGGAATCAGAATTCTCTCAGATTCTTTCAagagaaaatacaataacatgTTCATAACGTATCTTCTTTATAAGAAGACTACTCAATGCACCTTTACTTGTGTTACTTTATTTGACAGCAGTTTGTTTCAAATGGCTGAGCGTCCCAAGCTTTCTGGgccattacaaataaataaataaataacacaacaggtactctgggaaaaaaaaggctttcGTCTGATAGGAGTCAGCAGGgaatcagaagctggaaattTCTTTTATGTGGCTTGACAGCTTGATCATCAGCGAGCAATTTCATTAGCTTATAAGTGGCCAGAGTGCAAAGTGACTAGGTCCTAAAAGTTT is a window from the Channa argus isolate prfri chromosome 16, Channa argus male v1.0, whole genome shotgun sequence genome containing:
- the cldn20 gene encoding claudin-20 → MASTGMQIFGFVLALLGIMGAMVATLLPNWKVSADVGSNIITAISQMQGLWMDCTWYSTGMFSCTLKYSVLSLPAYLQTARTTMVLCCVLAAMGLCLASLGLKCTRWGGGRRSKRHASIASGGCFVAAGFLCLVPASWFTNEVITNFLDSSVPESNKFEPGGAVYVAFVSAGFLFVGGSIFCMSCSGKRHGPQDLVLLPPPDKLLLQQQQQQLLQQQQELQHQYCSLSPLDNKTGYSLQDYV